The Pangasianodon hypophthalmus isolate fPanHyp1 chromosome 13, fPanHyp1.pri, whole genome shotgun sequence genome includes a window with the following:
- the tmem98 gene encoding transmembrane protein 98: MNPRHLVKASDHAPCIGHITMETVVIVAIGVLATIFLASFVALVVVCRHRYCHRPNLLHHFESKPTVDLIGAMETQSEPSELELDDVVITNPHIEAILENEEWIEDASGLVSHCISILKICHTLTEKLVAMTMGSGAKVKAPASLSDIITVAKRISPRVDDVVRSMYPPLDPILLDARATALLLSVSHLVLVTRNACHMSGSLDWIDQSLHAAEDHMVVLREAALASEPERRLPEREQSI, encoded by the exons ATGAACCCCAGACATCTGGTTAAAGCCTCTGATCACGCCCCCTGCATCGGACACATCACGATGGAGACAGTGGTTATTGTGGCCATCGGAGTGTTGGCCACCATTTTCCTGGCATCGTTCGTGGCACTGGTGGTTGTGTGTCGTCATCGATACTGCCATCGGCCCAACCTGTTGCATCACTTCGAGTCCAA GCCCACAGTGGATCTGATTGGAGCGATGGAGACTCAGAGCGAGCCATCCGAGTTGGAGCTGGACGACGTGGTCATCACCAACCCACACATCGAAGCCATCCTAGAGAATGAGGAGTGGATCGAAGACGCCTC TGGCCTAGTGTCTCATTGTATCTCCATCCTGAAG ATATGCCACACTCTGACAGAGAAACTTGTTGCCATGACGATGGGCTCTGGAGCAAAGGTAAAAGCCCCTGCCAGCcttagtgacatcatcacggTGGCCAAACGCATCAGCCCCAG GGTAGATGATGTGGTTCGGTCGATGTATCCCCCACTGGACCCAATCCTCCTCGATGCCAG GGCTACAGCATTGCTGCTGTCCGTCAGTCACTTAGTGCTGGTTACGCGGAACGCCTGTCACATGTCTGGCAGCCTGGACTGGATCGACCAATCACTGCATGCAGCTGAGGATCACATGGTAGTGCTCAGGGAGGCAGCCTTGGCGTCAGAACCAGAGAGACGACTACCAGAAAGAGAGCAGTCCATCTGa